The sequence below is a genomic window from Lytechinus variegatus isolate NC3 chromosome 3, Lvar_3.0, whole genome shotgun sequence.
TTTGAGTGTAAATGTATTCCCGGCTTTGTGGGAAACTTGTGTGAGGTAAATGTGGACGAATGCGAAAGTATGCCTTGCAAGAACGGCGGATCTTGCATCGATCTCATAAACTCATTCGAGTGTGACTGTTCTACTGGATACGAAGGAATCTTCTGTGAGGACAACGTAGATGAATGTCTGTCATCGTCCTGCCAAAACGATTCTCCTTGTATTGATGGCGTAGCAAGTTACACGTGTGAATGCAATCCAGGATTTCAAGGAGTTCATTgtgaaatcaatatcaatgaatgTGCAAGTAGTCCATGTATAAACCAAGGTACCTGTCGAGACTTGGTGAATGCTTTTGAATGTGTTTGCCAACCAGGATTCAATGGCACTTTCTGTGAAATCAATATCGATGAATGCAATGGAAACCCTTGTCAAAATGGAGGCATATGCAGAGATCTAATAAATGGATTTGTATGCAACTGTGCGGATGGTTTCGAAGGAGCATTGTGTCTTACAAACACAGATGAATGTCTGAGTGACCCATGTGAAAACCAAGGAACGTGTATTGATGAACTGAATGGCTTTTCATGTAGCTGTGCAGCAGGGTTCAATGGCACTCTGTGCAAAGAAAACATAGATGAATGCGCTAGTCAGCCTTGTTTAAACAGTGCAACATGTTTGGATGGAATAAACGAATTTGTCTGTCAATGCCTAGACGGTTTTCATGGCTTGCTCTGTGAGAGCAATAAAGACGACTGTGCCATCGACCCCTGTATCAACAATTCGACATGCGTTGACAGGATCAATTCCTTTGTATGTGTCTGCACTGAAGGGTACGAGGGAATGTATTGTGAGCTTAATACAGACGAATGCCAAAGTGACCCTTGCAGTAATGGAGCAACCTGCCTGGATGGTATCAATGAGTACAGATGCCAGTGCGCAGAAGGATTTGAAGGGATTCACTGCACAAGTGACATCGATGAGTGCTCCAGTAATCCCTGTGAAAATGGTGGCACGTGCTTGGACCAAGTAAATGGATTTTTGTGCACTTGTGTAATCGGATTTGACGGGCTTCAATGTGGAAACAATATTGATGAATGTGCCAGCCAGCCCTGTCTGAATAACGCCACATGCCTTGATGGCATCAATAACTACACATGTGAATGTATGCCAGGTTTCAATAGCGTTCAATGTGAAACGAATGTAGATGAATGTCATAGTTCGCCATGCCAACATGAATCTACTTGTATAGACGGGATTAATGGCTTCCATTGTCAATGCAAAGACGGTTTCAATGGTAGTCTTTGTGAAATAAACATTGATGAATGTGCAAGCCATCCCTGTTTACACAATGGAACCTGTCAAGACGGAGTCAACAACTACACATGTGGCTGCATCCCTGGTTTCATTGGCATTAACTGTGAAACAGACGTAGACGAATGTAGTAGTATGCCCTGTCAGAATAATGCTAATTGTGTTGACAGAGTCAATGAATTCACGTGTCATTGTAAACCAGGGTTTGAAGGAACCCTCTGTGAGGTCAATGTAGACGAATGCAGAAATGTACCATGTTTAAACATGGCAACATGTCATGATTTGATAAACGGCTACAGATGTGAATGTGCTCCTGGATATACAGGTGTTCACTGTGAACAAAACATCGACGAATGCGAAAGTTCACCTTGTCAACATGACTCTACCTGCTTTGATGAGGTGAATGGATTTAACTGTGCCTGTAGTCTAGGGTTCGCTGGAACTCTTTGCGAAAATAACATTAACGAGTGCTTGGGCCTTCCTTGTTACAACAACGGCACATGCCGCGATGGAATTAACAACTATACATGTGAGTGTCTTCCTGGTTTCAGTGGCAGTAGATGCAAGATCGATGTTGATGAATGTGAAAGTTCTCCTTGCCAACATAGCTCGACATGCGTGGACGAAATAAACGGATTCCGATGTCAATGTGCATCGGGCTATGATGGCATATTCTGCGAGGTCGATATAAATGAATGCATCAATAATCCATGCAAAAATGGCGGAACATGTGTAGACTTGATAAATACTTATGAATGTCAATGCATGGATGGATGGGAAGGAGCTCGCTGCGACAATGATACTAATGAGTGTTTAAGCAACCCCTGTCAAAATGGGGCTACTTGCAGAGACCAAGTAGGTGGATATGAGTGTGCCTGTGTGCTTGGATTTACAGGCGTAACGTGTGAAACAGATATAGATGAGTGTTTAGAGATGCCTTGTCTAAATAATGGTACATGCGAAGATGATATTAATAGTTTCATTTGTCATTGCGCTGTTGGGTTTAGTGGAAAATCATGTGAAGAAAACATAGATGACTGTGATCCCAATCCGTGCAGACACAACTCAACGTGTGTAGATGGTATTAACCAGTACGTTTGTTTATGCAGACATGGCTATGATGGTACAGTCTGTGAAATCGACATCGACGATTGCATGAACTCTCCCTGCCATAACAACGCCACGTGTATTGACAAAGTCAACGATTTCGCATGCGAATGCACTGCAGGATACGAGGGTAGATTGTGCGAACTGGATATCAATGAATGTTCCAGCCGACCTTGCTTAAACGGTGGCAACTGCACTGATTTAATCAATGGATACAGTTGCCTCTGCGATTCCGGGTATGAGGGTTTGAACTGTGATGCTGATATTGACGAGTGTGTAAGCATCCCGTGTCAACACGGGGGTACGTGTCAAGATCTCGTCAATAGGTTCCAATGTTCTTGTCATGAGGGTTACGACGGCACTACATGTGACAATAACATCGACGAATGCCAGCCTTCTCCGTGTCAGAATGAAGGTATCTGCGAAGATGGAATCGCGTCTTATCAGTGCCTTTGCCTACCTGGATTCGAGGGCGCCAATTGTGAAATAAACATCCAAGAATGTGATTCATCGCCATGTAGTGAGAACCATACCTGTATAGATGAGATAAATGGTTATAACTGTCTTTGCCTTCCTGGCTTTGAAGGTGTCCATTGTGAGATGGAGACGAACGAATGCCTGTCATCCCCTTGTCGACACGGAGGAACGTGCTTGGATCATGTCAACAGCTTCACATGTGCCTGCCCTTATGGTACGACAGGAAAATTATGCGAGACCGTCACCAATGCCTGTATTAGCCAACCATGCTCTAATAATGCAACGTGTGAAGATACTTTAAATGAAACAAGGTAATTTAGAAGTTCTAGTACACCCCTCCACCTGGACAGTCCACCCCCCAAAAGGATAAATACCATTGGGATTACTACTCCCGCAATCCATTTTCCTCGAGGACATATACTCTTATAGACATGCTTCTCACTTTTACAGAGTAGTTTTTTGTTATAAGTTTATTAACCTGCAACGATATCTGACCTCAATTTTCTAACCAGGATTTTGCGTAAAAAGAGTAGCTTTATATCTGATActtgatttatacaatatttattgcaGATTAATAGGATGAATACACTTCGAACATCATAATATTGCAAACAATACCATT
It includes:
- the LOC121409912 gene encoding fibropellin-1-like; the protein is MELLLRIAFSCVGISIVAGVTMIEVSLLRYDNPGSRLSGGECCDASMSEICRDKCDNRFEICVSSQESDTNMTSCSYFSANTTEIMDNSDQFTFPTSLLLQDDSSLPNPFTISIPDAWGGVRFKVRVMDVDTGGDQQVDILAKYINYYPDPNYEFTIQWKPVLSGTGDGRLKTAMRVYCGEGFFGPRCHVYCVDGPTYTCEPFTGKKLCESGYGGTECDEDIAECASSPCQQGGSCVDLINSYRCDCIPGTYGTHCERNHNDCDNVVCQNGGTCHDQLNDFQCTCTENFEGRFCEVLIDECISDPCLNGATCADGIRDYSCICADGYEGRNCEIDINECSSSPCSNNATCDDKTAGFECKCIPGFVGNLCEVNVDECESMPCKNGGSCIDLINSFECDCSTGYEGIFCEDNVDECLSSSCQNDSPCIDGVASYTCECNPGFQGVHCEININECASSPCINQGTCRDLVNAFECVCQPGFNGTFCEINIDECNGNPCQNGGICRDLINGFVCNCADGFEGALCLTNTDECLSDPCENQGTCIDELNGFSCSCAAGFNGTLCKENIDECASQPCLNSATCLDGINEFVCQCLDGFHGLLCESNKDDCAIDPCINNSTCVDRINSFVCVCTEGYEGMYCELNTDECQSDPCSNGATCLDGINEYRCQCAEGFEGIHCTSDIDECSSNPCENGGTCLDQVNGFLCTCVIGFDGLQCGNNIDECASQPCLNNATCLDGINNYTCECMPGFNSVQCETNVDECHSSPCQHESTCIDGINGFHCQCKDGFNGSLCEINIDECASHPCLHNGTCQDGVNNYTCGCIPGFIGINCETDVDECSSMPCQNNANCVDRVNEFTCHCKPGFEGTLCEVNVDECRNVPCLNMATCHDLINGYRCECAPGYTGVHCEQNIDECESSPCQHDSTCFDEVNGFNCACSLGFAGTLCENNINECLGLPCYNNGTCRDGINNYTCECLPGFSGSRCKIDVDECESSPCQHSSTCVDEINGFRCQCASGYDGIFCEVDINECINNPCKNGGTCVDLINTYECQCMDGWEGARCDNDTNECLSNPCQNGATCRDQVGGYECACVLGFTGVTCETDIDECLEMPCLNNGTCEDDINSFICHCAVGFSGKSCEENIDDCDPNPCRHNSTCVDGINQYVCLCRHGYDGTVCEIDIDDCMNSPCHNNATCIDKVNDFACECTAGYEGRLCELDINECSSRPCLNGGNCTDLINGYSCLCDSGYEGLNCDADIDECVSIPCQHGGTCQDLVNRFQCSCHEGYDGTTCDNNIDECQPSPCQNEGICEDGIASYQCLCLPGFEGANCEINIQECDSSPCSENHTCIDEINGYNCLCLPGFEGVHCEMETNECLSSPCRHGGTCLDHVNSFTCACPYGTTGKLCETVTNACISQPCSNNATCEDTLNETSCICPPGYTGEFCESLDLGLCGASCINGRCAVSFSPEGEVIHNCLCEKGFIGTNCDTEITAICSNILLTSHHPTNNMVNVATKLSKIIKMSYGDSLEEPKNIEVVIIASANESSQLSGSPYTNTTFYTMVNNRPLSQDEQERILNSMTNEEKGVIMDPFEIFEDTPTVPEESGKKPWPLQRWYIFLLLPLVTVLFIIFIIVIIISKLKKEPVQ